The DNA sequence GCACGGCGTCCGCGTCGCTCGCCGTCACGACCCGGTTGCGGCCCGCGGCCTTCGCCTCGTAGAGCGCGGCGTCGGCGCGGGCGACGAGGTCGAGCGCGTTCGCGCCCATCTCGGGGCGGGCCGCCGCGACGCCGCCGCTGATCGTCACGACGCCGAGCGGCACGGCGCCATGCGGCATCCTGAGGGCCTCGACGCTCTTGCGCATCCGTTCGGCGATCGCCGTCGCCGCCTCCGCGTCCGTCAGCGGCAGGATCGCCGCGAACTCCTCGCCGCCGTAACGCGCGACGACGTCGCCGGCCCGGAGCAGCGTGCGGGCAAGCACGGCGGCCATCCGGCGGAGGCAGTCGTCCCCCGCGGGGTGGCCGTAGCGGTCGTTGTAGGGCTTGAAGTGGTCGACGTCCACCAGGACGAGCGCGATCGAGGTTCCCGCGCGGATCGCGCGCGCCCACTCGTCCGCCAGCGCCCGGTCGAACTGGCGTCTGTTCGCGACGTCCGTCACGGCGTCCACGAGGGAGAGGCGTTGCAGCACCACGTTGGCCTGCTGGAGGCGCAGCTCGGCGGCCTTGCGCTCGCTGATGTCGTGGAACGTGCACAGCACCTGCAGGAGCGTCCCGTCCTCCGCGAATTCGGGGTCCGCGTTCACGAGAAGCCAGAT is a window from the Acidobacteriota bacterium genome containing:
- a CDS encoding sensor domain-containing diguanylate cyclase, translated to MPTRRRIFRGLVIAVLVVMAVGAVAVWNTLALLDAARRQEAALAQAHRSDDYAGDLRALAERTTREARIAIATVALGSTLTVLLLALAWRRIVRDMDARRRADREMRASEARFRGLVRDVPVGVVVQDSEGRVALANPKARELLGLTEAELLGKTSYDPAWNVVDEDGRVLQGSEHPIPKAIATRQAVRDAVVGFQRPGGGERIWLLVNADPEFAEDGTLLQVLCTFHDISERKAAELRLQQANVVLQRLSLVDAVTDVANRRQFDRALADEWARAIRAGTSIALVLVDVDHFKPYNDRYGHPAGDDCLRRMAAVLARTLLRAGDVVARYGGEEFAAILPLTDAEAATAIAERMRKSVEALRMPHGAVPLGVVTISGGVAAARPEMGANALDLVARADAALYEAKAAGRNRVVTASDADAVPVRPSGG